One segment of Streptomyces sp. XD-27 DNA contains the following:
- a CDS encoding alkyl hydroperoxide reductase, whose amino-acid sequence MALDELKSALPDYAKDLKLNLGSVIGNAENTGLLTQQQLWGTVLACAIATRSPRVLRELEPEAKANLKPEAYTAAKAAAAIMAMNNVYYRTRHLLSDPEYGNLRAGLRMNVIGNPGVEKVDFELWSLAVSAINGCGLCLDSHEQVLRKADVSRETVQEAFKIAAVLQAVGATLDAEAVLAE is encoded by the coding sequence ATGGCTCTCGATGAGCTGAAGTCCGCGCTGCCGGACTACGCCAAGGACCTGAAGCTGAACCTCGGTTCGGTGATCGGAAACGCCGAGAACACAGGGCTCCTTACGCAGCAGCAGCTGTGGGGCACGGTGCTGGCCTGCGCCATCGCCACCCGCTCGCCGCGCGTGCTGCGCGAGCTGGAGCCCGAGGCCAAGGCCAACCTCAAGCCCGAGGCGTACACCGCGGCCAAGGCCGCCGCCGCCATCATGGCGATGAACAACGTCTACTACCGGACCCGGCACCTGCTGTCGGACCCGGAGTACGGCAACCTGCGCGCGGGCCTGCGGATGAACGTCATCGGCAACCCGGGCGTGGAGAAGGTCGACTTCGAGCTGTGGTCGCTCGCGGTCTCCGCGATCAACGGCTGCGGCCTGTGCCTGGACTCGCACGAGCAGGTGCTGCGCAAGGCCGACGTGAGCCGCGAGACGGTCCAGGAAGCGTTCAAGATCGCCGCGGTACTGCAGGCGGTCGGCGCGACCCTGGACGCCGAGGCCGTCCTGGCCGAGTAG
- a CDS encoding peroxiredoxin, protein MLTVGDKFPEYDLTACVSLDADNAFAQIDQKTYEGKWRVVFFWPKDFTFVCPTEIAAFGKLNDEFADRDAQILGVSGDSEFVHHAWRKDHADLRDLPFPMLADAKHELMQACGVEGEDGYAQRAVFIVDPNNEIQFAMVTAGSVGRNPKEVLRVLDALQTDELCPCNWSKGEDTLDPVKLLAGE, encoded by the coding sequence GTGCTCACTGTCGGTGACAAGTTCCCCGAGTACGACCTGACCGCCTGCGTCAGCCTCGACGCGGACAACGCGTTCGCGCAGATCGACCAGAAGACCTACGAGGGCAAGTGGCGCGTGGTCTTCTTCTGGCCGAAGGACTTCACCTTCGTGTGCCCCACCGAGATCGCCGCCTTCGGCAAGCTGAACGACGAGTTCGCCGACCGCGACGCCCAGATCCTCGGCGTCTCCGGCGACTCGGAGTTCGTCCACCACGCCTGGCGCAAGGACCACGCCGACCTGCGTGACCTGCCCTTCCCGATGCTGGCCGACGCCAAGCACGAGCTGATGCAGGCCTGCGGCGTCGAGGGCGAGGACGGCTACGCGCAGCGCGCCGTCTTCATCGTGGACCCGAACAACGAGATCCAGTTCGCCATGGTGACCGCCGGTTCCGTGGGCCGTAACCCCAAGGAGGTCCTGCGGGTCCTCGACGCCCTGCAGACCGACGAGCTGTGCCCGTGCAACTGGAGCAAGGGCGAGGACACCCTCGACCCGGTCAAGCTGCTGGCCGGTGAGTGA
- a CDS encoding LysR substrate-binding domain-containing protein: MPSLSQLRAFVAVAEHLHFRDAAAAIGMSQPALSGAVSALEDALGVQLLERTTRKVLLSAAGERLAARARTVLEAVGDFMEQAEAARAPFTGVLRLGVIPTVAPYLLPTVLRLVHDSYPDLDLQVHEEQTSQLLDGLAQGRLDLLLLAMPLGAPGVTELPLFDEDFVLVMPKDHWLGGRGDIPRDALKTLDLLLLDEGHCLRDQALDICREVGRTEGARGTTSAAGLSTLVQLVAGGLGVTLLPRTAVPVETGRSAELTTGYFSHPAPSRRIGLAMRTGAARAEEFRAFADALRGALKPLPVRFAC, translated from the coding sequence ATGCCCAGCCTGTCCCAGTTGCGGGCGTTCGTCGCCGTCGCCGAGCACCTGCACTTCCGCGACGCGGCCGCCGCGATCGGCATGAGCCAGCCCGCGCTCTCCGGAGCCGTCTCCGCGCTGGAGGACGCGCTCGGGGTGCAGCTACTGGAGCGTACGACGCGCAAGGTGCTGCTCAGTGCGGCGGGGGAGCGGCTGGCGGCCCGGGCGCGCACGGTCCTGGAGGCCGTGGGCGACTTCATGGAGCAGGCCGAGGCGGCGCGCGCCCCCTTCACCGGCGTGCTGCGGCTCGGCGTCATCCCCACCGTCGCCCCGTATCTGCTGCCCACCGTGCTGCGGCTGGTGCACGACAGCTATCCCGACCTCGACCTCCAGGTGCACGAGGAGCAGACCTCCCAACTGCTGGACGGCCTCGCCCAGGGGCGGCTGGACCTGCTGCTCCTCGCGATGCCGCTGGGTGCGCCGGGCGTCACCGAACTCCCGCTCTTCGACGAGGACTTCGTGCTGGTCATGCCCAAGGACCACTGGCTGGGCGGGCGCGGCGACATACCGCGCGACGCGCTCAAGACGCTGGATCTGCTGCTGCTGGACGAGGGGCACTGCCTGCGCGACCAGGCGCTGGACATCTGCCGGGAGGTGGGCCGTACGGAGGGCGCCCGCGGCACCACCAGCGCGGCCGGGCTGTCCACCCTGGTCCAGCTGGTCGCCGGCGGGCTCGGGGTGACGCTGCTGCCGCGTACGGCGGTGCCTGTCGAGACGGGCCGCAGCGCGGAGCTCACCACGGGGTACTTCAGCCATCCGGCGCCGTCGCGGCGGATCGGCCTGGCGATGCGGACGGGGGCGGCGCGGGCGGAGGAGTTCCGGGCGTTCGCCGACGCGCTGCGGGGGGCGCTGAAGCCGCTGCCGGTGCGCTTCGCCTGCTAG
- a CDS encoding FtsX-like permease family protein: protein MVGLRHDPAGLMRNGILATPGAVKVSELDDPYVTTMLELDPDTKDAVEYARNTDAAVDGKMDGYAIVGTAENREFSVIRNGLFIGATATLLLIGASMIVSTLEQLRERKRLLSVLVAFGTRRSTLSWSVLWQTAVPVVIGLAVSVAGGLALGAILLKMVERPVTVDWSSLATMTGFGAGVIALVTLVSLPPLWRMMRPDGLRTE from the coding sequence GTGGTGGGCCTCAGGCACGACCCGGCGGGCCTGATGCGCAACGGCATCCTGGCCACGCCGGGCGCCGTCAAGGTCTCCGAGCTCGACGACCCGTACGTGACCACGATGCTGGAGCTCGACCCGGACACCAAGGACGCGGTCGAGTACGCGCGCAACACCGATGCCGCCGTGGACGGGAAGATGGACGGGTACGCGATCGTCGGCACGGCGGAGAACCGCGAGTTCTCCGTGATCCGCAACGGTCTGTTCATCGGCGCGACGGCGACGCTGCTCCTGATCGGTGCCAGCATGATCGTGTCCACCCTCGAGCAACTGCGGGAGCGCAAGCGCCTGCTGTCCGTCCTGGTGGCCTTCGGCACGCGGCGCTCCACGCTCAGCTGGTCCGTGCTGTGGCAGACGGCGGTACCGGTCGTCATCGGCCTGGCGGTCTCGGTGGCGGGCGGGCTCGCGCTCGGCGCCATCCTGCTCAAGATGGTCGAGAGGCCGGTGACCGTGGACTGGTCGAGCCTGGCCACGATGACGGGCTTCGGCGCCGGGGTCATCGCCCTGGTGACGCTGGTGAGCCTGCCGCCGCTGTGGCGCATGATGCGCCCGGACGGCCTCCGCACGGAGTGA
- a CDS encoding FtsX-like permease family protein, translated as MTRTDPGPVAAPARSDGQDGRIGAARWAADLAMGARFAVTGGREGWARTILTAVGVGLGVALLLIATSVPNMLSARDSRGDGRAAIPPGDVKRGTGTLLVHPVGTSFHGTEISGMRIWPEGDEAPAPPGLSALPRPGEMVVSPALKELLDSDGARLLRERFQDRVVGTIGDQGLAGPQELWFYAGGEPGDKPGAGSRIDHWGMDLMSEELDPGLVLLIVIGCVVLLLPVAIFIATAVRFGGERRDRRLAALRLVGADGHMTRRIAAGEALFGALLGLAVGGALFLGLRQLAGEVSLWDVSVFPSDITPSGPLAALIALAVPTTAVVITLFAMRGVVIEPLGVVRHTRPRRRRLWWRLVLPIGGLALLLPMTGGGFGASTDMENYQVAAGAVLLLAGTTALLPWLVEAAVERFRGGPVPWQLATRRLQLSSGTAARAVSGITVAVAGAIALQMLFSSVQAENTEDTGQDPARAQFQSATTVHDAERAQQVIERFRATKGVRDVIGVVESYVSDPTSKAKVAYDVPSENLTVGDCPTLREIAQVRDCKDGDVFLTDESDAPEDERSFAVPGARVNLLSEGGDGPRAASGSCGPSPNPPAWWASGTTRRA; from the coding sequence ATGACCCGCACCGACCCCGGCCCGGTGGCCGCCCCCGCCCGGTCCGACGGCCAGGACGGCCGGATCGGCGCCGCCCGCTGGGCCGCCGACCTCGCCATGGGCGCCCGGTTCGCGGTGACCGGCGGCCGGGAGGGCTGGGCCAGGACGATCCTGACCGCGGTCGGCGTCGGACTCGGCGTCGCCCTGCTGCTGATCGCGACGTCCGTGCCGAACATGCTCTCCGCGCGCGACTCCCGCGGCGACGGCCGCGCCGCCATCCCGCCGGGGGACGTCAAGCGCGGCACCGGCACCTTGTTGGTCCACCCTGTCGGCACGTCCTTCCACGGCACCGAGATATCAGGCATGCGGATATGGCCCGAGGGCGACGAGGCTCCCGCCCCGCCGGGCCTGTCCGCCCTGCCGCGCCCCGGTGAGATGGTGGTCTCACCGGCCCTCAAGGAACTGCTCGACTCCGACGGCGCGCGCCTGCTGCGGGAGCGGTTCCAGGACCGGGTGGTCGGGACCATCGGCGACCAGGGCCTGGCGGGCCCGCAGGAGCTGTGGTTCTACGCGGGCGGCGAGCCCGGCGACAAACCCGGCGCCGGAAGCCGGATCGACCACTGGGGCATGGACCTCATGTCCGAGGAGCTCGACCCGGGCCTGGTCCTCCTCATCGTCATCGGCTGCGTGGTGCTGCTGCTGCCGGTGGCCATCTTCATCGCCACCGCCGTGCGCTTCGGCGGCGAACGCCGGGACCGGCGGCTCGCCGCGCTGCGCCTGGTGGGCGCCGACGGCCACATGACGCGCCGGATCGCCGCCGGTGAGGCGCTGTTCGGCGCGCTGCTCGGCCTCGCGGTCGGCGGCGCCCTGTTCCTCGGCCTACGGCAGCTCGCCGGCGAGGTCTCGCTATGGGACGTCAGCGTCTTCCCCTCCGACATCACGCCGTCGGGGCCGCTCGCCGCGCTGATCGCGCTGGCCGTCCCGACCACCGCCGTGGTCATCACCCTGTTCGCGATGCGCGGCGTCGTCATCGAACCGCTCGGAGTCGTACGGCACACCCGCCCCCGCAGGCGCCGGCTGTGGTGGCGGCTGGTCCTGCCGATCGGCGGCCTGGCACTGCTGCTGCCGATGACCGGCGGCGGCTTCGGCGCGAGCACCGACATGGAGAACTACCAGGTCGCCGCCGGTGCGGTGCTGCTGCTCGCCGGCACCACCGCGCTGCTGCCCTGGCTGGTCGAGGCGGCCGTCGAGCGCTTCCGCGGCGGTCCGGTCCCCTGGCAGCTCGCCACCCGGCGTCTCCAGCTCAGCAGCGGCACGGCCGCGCGGGCGGTCAGCGGCATCACCGTGGCCGTCGCGGGAGCCATCGCGCTGCAGATGCTGTTCTCCAGCGTGCAGGCCGAGAACACCGAGGACACCGGGCAGGACCCGGCCCGCGCCCAGTTCCAGTCCGCCACCACCGTGCACGACGCCGAACGCGCCCAGCAGGTGATCGAGAGGTTCCGCGCGACCAAGGGGGTCCGCGACGTCATCGGAGTCGTCGAGTCGTACGTCTCCGACCCCACCAGCAAGGCCAAGGTCGCCTACGACGTCCCGAGCGAGAACCTCACGGTCGGCGACTGCCCCACGCTGCGCGAGATCGCCCAGGTGCGCGACTGCAAGGACGGCGACGTCTTCCTCACCGACGAGTCCGACGCCCCGGAGGACGAGCGGTCCTTCGCCGTCCCCGGCGCCCGGGTCAACCTCCTCAGCGAGGGCGGAGACGGACCCCGAGCGGCAAGCGGAAGCTGTGGACCATCCCCGAATCCGCCCGCGTGGTGGGCCTCAGGCACGACCCGGCGGGCCTGA
- a CDS encoding ABC transporter ATP-binding protein has protein sequence MTPDGSLLTAAGLHKSYGPTPALDGADFSIHAGEVVAVMGPSGSGKSTLLHCLAGIVRPDAGSVRYGGRELSTMSDAERSALRRGEFGFVFQFGQLVPELTCRENVALPLRLTGLKRKEAEARAAAWLERLEVDGVADKRPGEVSGGQGQRVAVARSLVTGPRVLFADEPTGALDSLNGERVMQLLTDAARDTQAAVVLVTHEPRVAAYSDREVVVRDGKARDMAGVG, from the coding sequence ATGACCCCCGACGGATCCCTCCTGACCGCCGCGGGACTGCACAAGTCCTACGGCCCCACGCCCGCCCTCGACGGCGCGGACTTCTCCATCCACGCGGGCGAGGTCGTCGCCGTCATGGGCCCCTCCGGCTCCGGCAAGTCCACGCTGCTGCACTGCCTGGCCGGCATCGTCCGGCCCGACGCGGGCAGCGTCCGCTACGGCGGCCGTGAGCTGTCGACGATGTCCGACGCCGAGCGCAGCGCGCTGCGCCGCGGCGAGTTCGGCTTCGTCTTCCAGTTCGGCCAGCTCGTGCCGGAGCTCACCTGCCGGGAGAACGTCGCCCTGCCGCTGCGGCTGACCGGCCTCAAGCGGAAGGAGGCCGAGGCCCGCGCGGCCGCGTGGCTGGAGCGCCTGGAGGTCGACGGCGTCGCGGACAAGCGGCCCGGCGAGGTCTCCGGCGGCCAGGGTCAGCGGGTCGCCGTCGCCCGCTCGCTGGTCACCGGCCCGCGGGTGCTGTTCGCCGACGAGCCCACCGGGGCGCTGGACTCCCTCAACGGCGAGCGGGTGATGCAGCTGCTCACCGACGCGGCCCGCGACACGCAGGCCGCCGTCGTCCTCGTCACCCACGAGCCCCGGGTGGCCGCGTACTCCGACCGCGAGGTCGTCGTACGGGACGGCAAGGCGCGGGACATGGCGGGCGTCGGATGA